In Helianthus annuus cultivar XRQ/B chromosome 9, HanXRQr2.0-SUNRISE, whole genome shotgun sequence, the following are encoded in one genomic region:
- the LOC110878307 gene encoding uncharacterized protein LOC110878307 isoform X3 has translation MECNKDEALRDKKIAEEKMVENDFEGARKFALKAKQLYPELDNISQLITVCDVHCAAQKKIYGAGKDLYGILQVENVADDTTICKQYRKLALVLHPDKNKFPGAEAAFKLIGEANMTLSDREKRSIYDMQCREPAKAFAKEIHNHQGNQTSYAGQQNQFKTAPSSQFNGVSRGQQSTSNPSTRLTFWTQCPFCSVKYESYREFFQRLSRCQQCSKLFIAYEIGPQAHNVNLGSKAQSVNSGSKPVSQQKEAAKVETAKGNIKKDGKVPSNLERKKTEGTRMKQEGVTKPKVSGVRKPMETGTAKATDKRMAAESRGEASSDKTEAAGGGVSGGSPNGKRSSRQRQQASYQEGGAGEFSPSKKSKLSKSSGDVAHADVSTPNGKLKQNGKEAVTPDSHSKKSKLSKSSGDVAPADVSTPNGKLKQNGKEVVTPDSHSKNDPEPELVHCPEQDFTNFDKDKEEHCFAVGQIWACYDSVDAMPRFYAQIRKVYSSKFRLRIAWFESDPDNALEIKWVEEGLPVACGKYELGETEETSDPRIFSHQIVIKKVSKSSYFISPQKGEIWAVYKDWDMKWSMDPENHTKYKFDIVEIVEAGEDCITVGFLLKVKGFVGVFQRSIWAGAGDLKIPCNELFRFSHRIPSAELTGTERAGVPAGSLELDMASLPADFEDYCSYSSNNVNTASKSHEETVKPVPNLVSTPKKRIDKDSTSLTFRTYCPFCSIKYGYYKEYIQRPLRCQQCSKVLIAYEIGPQAHNVNLGSKPVSQQKEAAKVENAKGNIKKDGKDPSNLEHKKTDKKEAAGGGVSGGSPNGKRSSRQRQQASYQEGGAGEFSPSKKSKLSKPSGDVAPADVSTPNGKLKQNGKEVVTPDSHSKNDPEPELVDCPEQDFTNFEKDKEERCFAVGQIWACYDSGDGMPRFYAQIRKVYSSKFRLQIAWFESDPDNALEIKWVEEGLPVACGKHELGETEETSNRLMFSHQMVIKKVSKSSYFISPQKGEIWAVYKDWDMKWSMDPENHTKYKFDIVEIVEAGEDCITVGFLLKVKGFVSVFQRSNWAGAGDHKIPCNERFRFSHRIPSAKLTGTERAGVPAGAFELDMASLPADFEDYCSYSSNNVNTASKSHEETVKPVPNLVSTPKKTEGTRMKQEGVTKPKVSGVRKPMETGTAKATDRRMAAESSEASSDKKEAAGGGVSGGSPNGKRSSQQRQQASYQEGGAGEFSPSKKSKLSKSSGNVAPADVSTPNGKLKQNGKEVVTPDSYSKNDPEPEFVDCPEQDFTNFDKDKEEHCFAVGQIWACYDSVDAMPRFYAQIRKVYSSKFRLQIAWFESDPDNPLEIKWVDEGLPVACGKHVLGETEETSNRLMFSHQMVIKKVSKSSYFISPQKGEIWAIYKDWDMKWSMDPENHTKYKFDIGEIVEAGEDCITVGFLLKVKGFVSVFQRSIRAGAGDHKIPCNERFRFSHRIPSAKLTGTERAGVPAGSFELDMASLPADFEDYCSYSSNNVNTASKSHEETVKPVPNLVSTPKKRIDKDSTPKLRRSPRGLGNQKI, from the exons TCTGCAAACAATACCGAAAACTTGCACTTGTACTTCATCCTGACAAAAACAAATTTCCGGGAGCTGAAGCTGCTTTTAAACTTATTGGTGAAGCAAATATGACACTATCAGATAGAGAAAAAAGGTCAATTTATGACATGCAGTGTAGAGAACCCGCCAAAGCTTTTGCTAAAGAGATTCATAATCATCAAGGAAATCAAACTTCTTATGCGGGTCAACAGAACCAATTCAAAACTGCTCCAAGTTCTCAGTTTAATG GTGTGAGTCGTGGTCAACAGTCAACATCTAACCCAAGCACTCGCTTAACATTCTGGACGCAATGTCCTTTTTGTAGCGTTAAGTACGAGTCTTACAGAGAATTTTTTCAGAGACTTTCGCGGTGCCAGCAATGCTCAAAACTCTTTATTGCGTATGAAATAGGGCCACAAGCACATAACGTAAATCTTGGATCCAAGGCGCAGAGTGTAAATTCTGGATCCAAGCCTGTTTCTCAACAGAAAGAGGCTGcaaaagttgaaactgccaaAGGAAATATTAAAAAGGATGGAAAGGTTCCTTCTAATTTGGAACGCAAGAAAACTGAAGGTACTAGAATGAAACAGGAAGGAGTCACGAAACCAAAGGTTAGTGGTGTACGGAAGCCAATGGAAACAGGAACTGCTAAAGCTACTGACAAAAGGATGGCGGCAGAATCTAGGGGTGAAGCAAGTTCTGATAAAACGGAGGCGGCAGGTGGCGGAGTTAGTGGTGGTAGTCCCAATGGGAAAAGATCTTCTCGACAAAGACAGCAAGCTTCTTACCAGGAAGGTGGCGCTGGTGAGTTTAGTCCttcaaaaaaatcaaaactgAGTAAATCGTCTGGTGATGTGGCACATGCTGATGTCAGCACGCCAAATGGCAAGCTGAAACAGAACGGAAAGGAAGCAGTGACACCTGACAGtcattctaaaaaatcaaaactgAGTAAATCGTCTGGTGATGTGGCACCTGCTGATGTCAGCACGCCAAATGGCAAGCTGAAACAGAACGGAAAGGAAGTGGTGACGCCTGACAGTCATTCTAAAAATGATCCAGAGCCGGAGTTAGTACACTGTCCAGAACAAGACTTTACTAATTTTGACAAGGATAAGGAGGAGCATTGTTTTGCAGTTGGTCAAATATGGGCATGCTATGACTCTGTTGATGCCATGCCAAGATTCTATGCTCAAATTAGGAAAGTTTATTCTTCAAAGTTTAGGCTGCGAAtcgcttggtttgaatctgaccCAGATAATGCACTTGAAATCAAATGGGTCGAAGAAGGATTACCTGTTGCTTGTGGGAAGTATGAGCTCGGGGAAACCGAGGAAACGAGTGATCCCCGTATTTTTTCTCATCAGATTGTAATTAAGAAAGTGAGTAAATCTTCATATTTTATTAGTCCCCAGAAAGGGGAAATCTGGGCTGTTTATAAAGATTGGGATATGAAATGGAGCATGGACCCAGAAAATCATACCAAATACAAATTCGATATTGTGGAGATTGTAGAAGCCGGCGAGGATTGTATAACTGTTGGTTTCTTGTTGAAAGTGAAGGGATTTGTTGGCGTGTTTCAGAGATCAATCTGGGCAGGAGCTGGTGATCTTAAGATTCCATGTAACGAGCTGTTTAGGTTTTCTCATCGTATCCCGTCAGCAGAACTTACCGGAACTGAAAGAGCTGGTGTACCCGCTGGATCTTTAGAGCTGGATATGGCTTCTCTGCCTGCTGATTTTGAAGACTATTGTTCTTATTCTTCTAACAATGTAAATACTGCTTCTAAATCTCATGAAGAAACGGTCAAACCTGTTCCTAATTTGGTAAGTACTCCAAAGAAGCGCATTGATAAGGATAGCACTAGCTTAACATTCCGGACGTATTGTCCGTTTTGTAGCATTAAGTATGGGTATTACAAAGAATATATTCAGAGACCTTTGCGGTGCCAGCAATGCTCAAAAGTCTTGATTGCGTATGAAATAGGGCCACAAGCACATAACGTAAATCTTGGATCCAAGCCTGTTTCTCAACAGAAAGAGGCTGCAAAAGTTGAAAATGCCAAAGGAAATATTAAAAAGGATGGAAAGGATCCTTCTAATTTGGAACACAAGAAAACTGATAAAAAGGAGGCGGCAGGTGGTGGAGTTAGTGGTGGTAGTCCCAATGGGAAAAGATCTTCTCGACAAAGACAGCAAGCTTCTTACCAGGAAGGTGGCGCTGGTGAGTTTAGTCCttcaaaaaaatcaaaactgAGTAAACCGTCTGGTGATGTGGCACCTGCTGATGTCAGCACGCCAAATGGCAAGCTGAAACAGAACGGAAAGGAAGTGGTGACACCTGACAGTCATTCTAAAAATGATCCAGAGCCGGAGTTAGTAGACTGTCCAGAACAAGACTTTACTAATTTTGAAAAGGATAAGGAGGAGCGTTGTTTTGCAGTTGGTCAAATATGGGCATGCTATGACTCTGGTGATGGCATGCCAAGATTCTATGCTCAAATTAGGAAAGTTTATTCTTCAAAGTTTAGGCTGCAAattgcttggtttgaatctgaccCAGATAATGCACTTGAAATCAAATGGGTCGAAGAAGGATTACCTGTTGCTTGTGGGAAGCATGAACTCGGGGAAACTGAGGAAACGAGTAATCGCCTTATGTTTTCTCATCAGATGGTAATTAAGAAAGTGAGTAAATCTTCATATTTTATTAGTCCCCAGAAAGGGGAAATCTGGGCTGTTTATAAAGATTGGGATATGAAATGGAGCATGGACCCGGAAAATCATACCAAATACAAATTCGATATTGTGGAGATTGTAGAAGCCGGTGAGGATTGTATAACTGTTGGTTTCTTGTTGAAAGTGAAGGGATTTGTTAGCGTGTTTCAGAGATCAAACTGGGCAGGAGCTGGTGATCATAAGATTCCATGTAACGAGCGGTTTAGGTTTTCTCATCGTATCCCGTCAGCAAAACTTACCGGAACTGAAAGAGCTGGTGTACCCGCTGGAGCTTTTGAGCTGGATATGGCTTCTCTGCCTGCTGATTTTGAAGACTATTGTTCGTATTCTTCTAACAATGTTAATACTGCTTCTAAATCTCATGAAGAAACGGTCAAACCCGTTCCTAATTTGGTAAGTACTCCAAAGAAAACTGAAGGTACTAGAATGAAACAGGAAGGAGTCACGAAACCAAAGGTTAGTGGTGTACGGAAGCCAATGGAAACAGGAACTGCTAAAGCTACTGACCGAAGGATGGCGGCAGAATCTAGTGAAGCAAGTTCTGATAAAAAGGAGGCAGCAGGTGGCGGAGTTAGTGGTGGTAGTCCCAATGGGAAAAGATCTTCTCAACAAAGACAGCAAGCTTCTTACCAGGAGGGTGGCGCTGGTGAGTTTAGTCCttcaaaaaaatcaaaactgAGTAAATCGTCCGGTAATGTGGCACCTGCTGATGTCAGCACGCCAAATGGCAAGCTGAAACAGAACGGAAAGGAAGTGGTGACACCTGACAGTTATTCTAAAAATGATCCAGAGCCGGAGTTCGTAGACTGTCCAGAACAAGACTTTACTAATTTTGATAAGGATAAGGAGGAGCATTGTTTTGCAGTTGGTCAAATATGGGCATGCTATGACTCTGTTGATGCCATGCCAAGATTCTATGCTCAAATTAGGAAAGTTTATTCTTCAAAGTTTAGGCTGCAAattgcttggtttgaatctgaccCAGATAACCCACTTGAAATCAAATGGGTCGACGAAGGATTACCTGTTGCTTGTGGGAAGCATGTGCTCGGGGAAACCGAGGAAACGAGTAATCGCCTTATGTTTTCTCATCAGATGGTAATTAAGAAAGTGAGTAAATCTTCATATTTTATTAGTCCCCAGAAAGGGGAAATCTGGGCTATTTATAAAGATTGGGATATGAAATGGAGCATGGACCCAGAAAATCATACCAAATACAAATTCGATATTGGGGAGATTGTAGAAGCCGGTGAGGATTGTATAACTGTTGGTTTCTTGTTGAAAGTGAAGGGATTTGTTAGCGTGTTTCAGAGATCAATCCGGGCAGGAGCTGGTGATCATAAGATTCCATGTAACGAGCGGTTTAGGTTTTCTCATCGTATCCCGTCAGCAAAACTTACCGGAACTGAAAGAGCTGGTGTACCCGCTGGATCTTTTGAGCTGGATATGGCTTCTCTGCCTGCTGATTTTGAAGACTATTGTTCGTATTCTTCTAACAATGTTAATACTGCTTCTAAATCTCATGAAGAAACGGTCAAACCCGTTCCTAATTTGGTAAGTACTCCAAAGAAGCGCATTGATAAGGATAGCACGCCTAAACTTCGTCGATCGCCCAGAGGTTTGGGAAACCAGAAGATATAA